Proteins encoded within one genomic window of Lysinibacillus sphaericus:
- a CDS encoding cob(I)yrinic acid a,c-diamide adenosyltransferase — MKLYTKTGDTGKTSLIGGRVDKDSLRVETYGAIDELNSFIGKAVSELDRALFKDILVDLETIQHELFDAGGDLANVMKERHYKLTEAPIEVLEARIDALSDEAPPLEKFILPGGAPAAATLHIARTVARRAERQMVTLMKEIEDVPTIVQKYLNRLSDYLFAAARVVNARLNLPDIEYIRSGNVFKK, encoded by the coding sequence ATGAAACTTTACACAAAAACAGGCGATACAGGGAAAACAAGCTTAATTGGTGGGCGTGTCGACAAAGATAGTCTACGTGTGGAAACATACGGGGCAATTGATGAATTAAATTCATTTATCGGCAAGGCTGTTAGTGAATTAGATCGCGCGTTATTTAAAGATATTTTAGTGGATTTAGAAACGATTCAACATGAGCTTTTTGATGCAGGCGGTGATTTAGCAAATGTTATGAAGGAACGTCATTATAAGTTAACGGAAGCACCGATTGAAGTACTAGAGGCGCGTATAGATGCATTGTCAGACGAAGCGCCACCATTAGAGAAATTTATCTTACCTGGTGGAGCGCCGGCCGCTGCAACATTACACATCGCACGTACAGTTGCACGCCGAGCAGAGCGCCAAATGGTAACGCTAATGAAAGAAATTGAAGATGTACCGACTATTGTACAAAAATATTTAAATCGATTATCAGATTATTTATTTGCCGCAGCACGTGTTGTGAATGCACGTTTAAACTTACCTGATATTGAATATATTCGTAGTGGCAATGTCTTTAAAAAATAA
- a CDS encoding adenosylcobinamide amidohydrolase yields MIIVEHLSGGYEDVPIVKDVSFTVEKGKILGILGPNGSGKSTLLKVISGLLPATAGTVFLDGKNIKHYSPRALAKKMAVLPQLHANAFSNTVREAVSLGRYPHQTGFFSNWSEQDERAVQYAMDQTGVARYEHTSMEFLSGGEQQRVFVAQALAQTAEVLLLDEPTNHLDIAHQRQLLDMVRKEAIECGLTVIMVLHDMNLASLYCDELLLMESGSVRALGVPHKVLIASQIEDVYQARVTTYAHPEIPKPQITIMPSTNEYQQRADIVKEDFRVTPDYIQLKSTIPLKTVSSAVHNPGIGWYDCLLNRSVPGDYVISDVKQEVADFLQREHFSPTSTVVMLTAVPTQLFALNEYSTAFGSVFVVVTAGVGNAVDVSRTHERQDTPYIGTINTWVVINGCLSEEAFFQALMTANEAKTKALQSENIRDHLTDTIATGTATDSLLIAATQKGEEMRYGGPITAVGKIIGKGVYETTVQAIQNYKNKA; encoded by the coding sequence ATGATTATCGTTGAACACCTATCGGGTGGCTATGAGGACGTACCTATCGTCAAAGATGTTAGTTTTACCGTTGAAAAGGGGAAAATCCTTGGCATTTTAGGACCGAATGGTAGTGGTAAATCGACATTATTGAAAGTCATTAGTGGTCTATTGCCTGCAACAGCAGGAACGGTTTTTTTAGATGGCAAAAATATTAAACACTATAGTCCACGCGCGCTGGCGAAAAAGATGGCCGTCTTACCACAATTACATGCCAATGCATTTTCAAATACCGTGAGGGAAGCGGTATCGCTCGGTCGTTATCCGCATCAAACTGGTTTTTTTTCCAATTGGTCAGAGCAGGATGAACGAGCTGTTCAATATGCCATGGATCAAACAGGCGTAGCACGCTATGAGCATACATCGATGGAATTTCTATCGGGCGGCGAGCAACAACGGGTTTTTGTAGCGCAAGCTTTGGCGCAAACAGCAGAAGTATTATTGCTAGATGAGCCGACCAATCACTTAGATATTGCCCATCAACGTCAACTTTTGGATATGGTGCGTAAGGAAGCAATCGAGTGCGGTTTAACAGTTATTATGGTGCTACATGACATGAATTTAGCTTCTCTTTATTGTGATGAATTATTGTTAATGGAGAGTGGCTCTGTACGTGCTTTAGGTGTACCACATAAGGTGTTAATAGCTTCACAAATTGAGGATGTATATCAGGCACGGGTAACAACCTATGCCCACCCTGAAATACCGAAACCGCAAATTACAATTATGCCATCAACCAATGAATATCAGCAACGCGCTGACATCGTAAAAGAAGACTTTCGAGTAACGCCAGATTATATTCAACTAAAATCAACCATTCCTTTAAAAACCGTTTCTTCGGCTGTTCATAATCCCGGTATAGGATGGTATGACTGTCTATTAAATCGTTCAGTACCAGGAGATTATGTTATTAGTGATGTTAAACAAGAAGTTGCGGACTTTTTACAAAGGGAGCATTTTTCACCGACAAGCACAGTTGTTATGTTAACGGCTGTTCCTACACAACTGTTTGCACTTAATGAATATAGCACTGCCTTTGGGAGTGTGTTTGTTGTGGTAACAGCAGGTGTTGGCAATGCTGTAGATGTCTCTCGTACACACGAACGGCAGGATACGCCATATATTGGTACTATCAATACGTGGGTTGTCATCAATGGCTGTTTATCGGAAGAGGCATTTTTTCAAGCATTGATGACTGCAAATGAAGCTAAAACAAAGGCTTTACAATCAGAAAACATTCGGGATCATTTAACTGATACGATTGCGACTGGTACTGCGACCGATAGTTTGCTTATTGCGGCAACGCAAAAGGGTGAGGAAATGCGCTATGGTGGACCGATTACGGCTGTTGGTAAGATTATTGGTAAAGGTGTTTATGAGACGACGGTGCAAGCAATTCAAAATTATAAAAATAAAGCATAG
- a CDS encoding FecCD family ABC transporter permease: MSRALLAYITAITLLLVSIWCGVSIGSVHIPFEVFWNRAADETAANILWKIRLPRVLLAGLVGASLAIAGAAFQGLLKNPLADPYTLGVSSGASVGAVVTLFFGISIPVVGLYALPTLSMVGAVLTMVAVMSFARIVDRALKMETLILTGVIFSSFLGSLISLMIALSGEELRQVIGWLLGSVSMRGWPYVQMITPFVVIGSAILWTQRRELNVLLYGEERAKHLGVNVKRSKYLILVGGSMLTGAAVAVSGTIGFVGLVVPHMTRMIWGSDHRHLLPLSFINGATLLIICDLVARTIIIPRELPIGVITAFIGAPVFSYIFYKQRRSKGVRV; this comes from the coding sequence GTGAGTAGAGCATTATTAGCCTATATTACAGCCATTACGTTACTTCTTGTTAGCATCTGGTGTGGCGTATCAATAGGCTCGGTTCATATTCCATTTGAAGTATTTTGGAATAGGGCGGCAGATGAAACAGCCGCTAATATTTTATGGAAAATTAGGTTGCCACGCGTATTGCTGGCAGGACTTGTTGGCGCATCGTTGGCGATTGCAGGGGCAGCCTTCCAAGGGTTGTTAAAGAATCCATTGGCAGACCCTTATACGCTAGGTGTATCTTCGGGAGCGTCAGTAGGTGCTGTGGTGACATTATTTTTTGGTATCTCGATACCGGTTGTCGGGTTGTATGCATTACCAACGCTTAGTATGGTGGGTGCGGTACTAACAATGGTAGCTGTCATGAGCTTTGCCAGAATAGTCGACCGTGCACTGAAAATGGAAACACTTATTTTAACAGGCGTTATTTTTAGTTCTTTTTTAGGATCTCTTATATCCTTAATGATTGCATTATCAGGAGAAGAGCTCCGCCAAGTGATAGGCTGGTTGCTTGGTTCAGTTTCGATGCGGGGCTGGCCGTATGTGCAGATGATTACACCATTTGTTGTCATAGGCTCTGCTATTCTGTGGACGCAAAGACGAGAGCTCAATGTTCTATTATACGGAGAAGAACGTGCAAAGCATTTAGGTGTCAATGTAAAGCGTAGTAAATATTTAATTTTAGTAGGGGGCTCCATGCTGACTGGTGCGGCTGTTGCTGTTTCTGGCACAATCGGTTTTGTCGGTTTAGTTGTGCCACATATGACACGCATGATTTGGGGTTCTGATCACCGTCATCTATTGCCGTTATCATTTATCAACGGCGCAACATTGCTAATTATTTGTGATTTAGTGGCGCGAACGATCATTATCCCTCGGGAATTACCAATAGGCGTTATTACTGCATTTATCGGTGCTCCTGTCTTTTCTTATATTTTCTATAAGCAACGTAGAAGCAAGGGGGTACGTGTATGA
- a CDS encoding ABC transporter substrate-binding protein, translated as MKKYWKIGLSAFLAMGLLAACGAQPKNEQSASEQQEQQVTKQEEATFPVTIKDATGKDIVLEAPPEKIVSLIPSNTEILFGLGLDDEIVGVNDYDDYPPEAAKKEKVGSMEFNIEQIIALQPDIVFAHESGMASLDGAMEQLEAAGVKVFVVANASDFNETYTTIEQLGRATGKLPEAQKIIANMKAKVEEIQAKLQDVEPKKVFVETSDEPEIYTPGKDTFMQEMLNMIHAENIAADTTGWFKIDAEQIITKNPDVIVVTYDYVPNILTKIPQRAGFDTITAVKNKAIVQVDENLTSRQGPRLADGLEELAKAIYPEAFE; from the coding sequence ATGAAAAAGTATTGGAAGATAGGATTATCAGCATTTTTGGCAATGGGTTTACTTGCAGCATGTGGAGCACAACCGAAAAACGAGCAATCTGCATCAGAGCAGCAGGAGCAACAAGTAACCAAACAAGAAGAAGCAACATTTCCAGTGACAATAAAAGATGCTACTGGCAAAGATATCGTGCTAGAAGCACCGCCTGAAAAAATTGTTTCTCTTATTCCGAGTAATACAGAAATATTATTTGGGCTTGGCCTAGATGACGAAATTGTCGGCGTCAATGATTATGATGATTATCCACCGGAGGCAGCTAAAAAAGAAAAAGTCGGCAGTATGGAGTTCAATATTGAACAAATTATCGCCTTACAGCCAGATATTGTGTTTGCTCATGAATCAGGAATGGCTTCTTTAGATGGAGCGATGGAGCAGCTTGAGGCAGCAGGTGTAAAGGTATTTGTAGTGGCGAATGCAAGCGATTTTAATGAAACTTATACGACGATTGAGCAATTAGGACGCGCAACTGGTAAGTTACCGGAGGCACAAAAAATTATTGCTAATATGAAAGCCAAAGTGGAAGAAATCCAAGCGAAATTGCAGGATGTGGAACCAAAGAAAGTCTTTGTCGAAACGTCAGATGAGCCTGAAATCTACACACCTGGTAAGGATACATTTATGCAGGAAATGCTAAATATGATTCATGCTGAAAATATTGCAGCCGATACAACTGGTTGGTTCAAAATTGATGCGGAGCAAATTATTACAAAAAATCCAGATGTCATCGTTGTCACATACGATTATGTGCCAAATATTTTAACGAAAATTCCACAACGTGCAGGCTTTGATACTATTACAGCTGTAAAAAATAAAGCAATTGTACAAGTAGATGAAAATTTAACAAGTCGTCAAGGCCCGCGTTTAGCAGATGGGCTTGAAGAGTTAGCGAAAGCCATCTATCCAGAGGCTTTCGAGTGA